A single region of the Spirochaetota bacterium genome encodes:
- a CDS encoding RQC domain-containing protein, which translates to MEDLPYDKIAITLRAADKLIKSDGRTMLAKVLKGSKEKKLLDLNLNKCPVYGFYRDYVYRCNNDRYIRN; encoded by the coding sequence ATGGAAGATCTACCCTATGATAAAATAGCTATAACTTTACGTGCCGCAGATAAACTGATAAAGAGTGATGGTAGGACTATGTTAGCTAAAGTTTTAAAGGGATCAAAAGAAAAAAAATTATTAGATCTTAATCTTAATAAATGTCCTGTTTACGGATTTTATCGCGATTATGTATATAGGTGTAATAATGATCGTTATATACGGAATTGA
- a CDS encoding tautomerase family protein produces the protein MIVIYGIEEKLNPIKAKISDVIHNCMRLVIGIPEDKRAHRFVPMKKENFYYPGGRSDAYTVIEINMMHGREKETKKKLIKEIFKQMETQLGIAPADIEITINEQPAHCWGFRGITGDEAKLNYKVNV, from the coding sequence ATGATCGTTATATACGGAATTGAAGAAAAGCTGAATCCGATAAAAGCTAAAATATCTGATGTTATCCATAATTGTATGCGACTTGTTATTGGCATCCCTGAAGATAAGAGGGCACATCGATTTGTGCCAATGAAAAAAGAAAATTTTTATTATCCGGGTGGACGAAGCGATGCATATACAGTTATTGAGATAAATATGATGCATGGTCGGGAAAAAGAGACGAAGAAGAAATTAATAAAGGAGATATTTAAACAAATGGAAACACAGCTTGGAATCGCCCCAGCAGATATTGAAATCACAATTAATGAACAACCAGCACATTGCTGGGGATTTCGCGGTATCACTGGAGATGAAGCTAAGCTTAACTATAAAGTAAATGTATAA